One Edaphobacter flagellatus genomic region harbors:
- a CDS encoding anti-sigma factor family protein, with translation MNGHLSAVTLNALIDGQLAAEELRVAKEHLDRCPSCTSDALEYALLKNTVARNGQRHTMPAGFEAKIRSQISAHQAAAASSDKSAGPRTGTQRNMALAGWAAAAALLLSVGGAVVVEQRARLADATAMQTASLAAEVVDQHVATLANSQPQVVSSDRHTVKPWFQGKIPFSFNLPEPLPQDTKLDGANLAYLYGHPAAQLLYSIGRHRVSVFLTERTNSTQTMKTQERAGYHLVSFSTADLDAVAISDVDPARLAELVRSIEQAQNGSH, from the coding sequence ATGAACGGGCATCTTTCAGCCGTAACCCTGAACGCTCTGATTGATGGCCAGCTTGCGGCCGAGGAGTTGCGCGTCGCCAAGGAGCACCTGGATCGTTGCCCGTCGTGCACATCGGATGCGCTGGAGTATGCGCTGCTGAAAAATACCGTCGCCCGCAATGGACAGCGGCATACGATGCCTGCCGGTTTTGAGGCGAAGATCAGGTCACAGATTTCCGCGCACCAGGCCGCAGCAGCTTCAAGCGATAAGAGCGCCGGTCCGCGAACCGGCACGCAGCGAAACATGGCGCTAGCGGGATGGGCTGCAGCCGCAGCGTTATTGCTGTCCGTAGGGGGAGCCGTTGTGGTCGAGCAGCGAGCGCGCCTCGCGGATGCTACGGCCATGCAGACCGCGTCGCTGGCTGCTGAGGTTGTCGACCAACATGTAGCGACGCTGGCCAACAGCCAGCCGCAGGTCGTCTCGTCAGACCGCCACACCGTGAAGCCGTGGTTCCAGGGCAAGATTCCCTTCAGCTTCAACCTGCCGGAACCGCTGCCGCAGGATACGAAGCTGGACGGAGCCAACCTGGCGTATCTTTACGGCCATCCGGCAGCACAACTGCTGTACAGCATCGGCAGGCATCGCGTCTCCGTATTTCTAACGGAGCGCACGAACAGTACGCAGACGATGAAGACGCAGGAGCGTGCGGGCTATCACCTGGTCTCGTTCAGCACTGCCGATCTGGATGCCGTTGCCATCAGCGACGTCGATCCAGCAAGGCTGGCTGAGTTAGTGCGCTCGATCGAACAAGCGCAAAATGGGAGCCACTGA
- a CDS encoding TonB-dependent receptor, with protein sequence MRWKVHAALLVSLFAVCLCGYAQAGFSVRGSVVDPTGSGISGVTVQAKTDAGSVLDQAKTDNKGEFFFRSLPGGDLSLAIPAYAGFAAKTTVLHLTGNVASLRVALALEAVQQEMTVGAEQALSTDASENRDTIATTGDQLRKLPVFDQDYIAALTPFLDASSGSSGGATIIVDGVEMKSAGVSASAIQEVRVNNDPYSSEFNRPGRGRIEIITKPGSPHFHGEANFIVRDSTFNAKNYFALVRPPESRRIYEGHLSGPVGNGGHTSFIGSATYREQNTAAVVNAVGPNGPIIQNVLTPNRNSQYSIRVTHDFSDRHRLSVGYTFEGSSSTNAGVGGITLAEAGYNLNSREDDLIFNDRLILSPNLINQLQVVFEKDEDVTKSVTNAQAIQVSGSFIGGGAQADVAKTENTIHVNEVITWSHGRHYIRAGVQLPQFSRRAVDDHTNRLGTYKFASLANYASQTPYVYTAQQGVGRGLYWINEFGSFFQDQIKLNRRTQLTVGLRYDWQTFIGDNNNLAPRVSLAYSPGKGNTILRVGSGVFYDRTGGDFPATVKLHDGVVLHSVQVQNPKFPVTGIDPGTLPTNLVRFDSHVRAPYAYQYSAGVEQRIHKSVTLTAAYRGQVQAKSFRSRDANAPMLPPDPSLTADYPRPDLRYGQIQQIESSGRTLLNALDLSFRGQAGRWFSGQAQYTLARFEGNTGGINTFPQDQYHPNAEWGRSNQDQRQRFNLMGNINPDHWLSLGVNATLYAGAPYTETTGNDYYHTGLGNARPTGVGRNTLQGGGVASLDLLYGHDFAIGKTKGDDARVISANVSAFNVLNRTNYTSYIGTLSSSRFGRPTAALAGRQLQFSVGYRF encoded by the coding sequence ATGCGTTGGAAAGTTCATGCCGCCCTGTTGGTGTCATTGTTTGCCGTCTGTCTGTGCGGCTATGCGCAGGCAGGGTTTTCGGTGCGCGGCTCTGTGGTCGATCCGACAGGCAGCGGTATCTCGGGTGTGACGGTGCAGGCGAAGACCGACGCAGGGTCTGTCCTGGATCAGGCGAAGACGGACAACAAGGGTGAGTTTTTCTTTCGCAGTCTTCCTGGCGGTGATCTGTCGCTGGCGATTCCGGCATATGCGGGTTTTGCTGCAAAGACGACTGTGCTGCATCTGACCGGCAACGTCGCATCCCTTCGAGTGGCGTTGGCCCTGGAGGCTGTGCAGCAGGAGATGACGGTCGGAGCCGAGCAGGCGCTTTCGACCGATGCCTCAGAAAACCGCGACACCATAGCGACGACGGGCGACCAGTTGCGCAAATTGCCGGTCTTCGATCAGGACTATATCGCTGCGCTGACTCCGTTTCTCGATGCGTCGTCGGGGTCGTCGGGCGGTGCGACGATCATCGTCGATGGTGTCGAGATGAAGAGCGCAGGCGTCTCCGCCTCAGCGATACAGGAGGTGCGGGTCAACAACGATCCCTACTCATCGGAGTTTAATCGTCCCGGTCGCGGCCGCATCGAGATCATCACCAAGCCCGGCTCACCGCATTTTCACGGCGAGGCGAACTTTATCGTGCGCGATTCGACATTCAACGCGAAGAACTACTTTGCATTGGTGCGGCCGCCGGAGAGCCGTCGCATTTACGAGGGCCACCTAAGCGGGCCGGTCGGCAATGGCGGACACACAAGCTTTATCGGCTCAGCAACGTATCGCGAACAGAACACGGCTGCGGTGGTCAACGCGGTTGGGCCGAACGGGCCAATCATTCAGAACGTGCTGACGCCGAATCGCAACTCGCAGTACTCGATACGGGTGACGCATGACTTCTCTGACAGGCACCGGCTTTCGGTGGGCTATACCTTTGAGGGCAGCAGCAGCACGAACGCGGGCGTGGGCGGCATCACGCTGGCGGAGGCAGGCTACAATCTCAACTCACGTGAGGATGACCTGATCTTCAATGACAGGTTGATTCTGTCACCCAACCTGATCAATCAATTGCAGGTTGTCTTCGAAAAAGACGAGGATGTAACGAAGAGTGTTACAAATGCGCAGGCGATCCAGGTAAGCGGCTCATTCATCGGTGGCGGAGCGCAGGCCGACGTCGCCAAAACGGAGAACACCATCCATGTTAATGAGGTGATCACATGGAGCCATGGCCGGCATTACATTCGCGCCGGGGTGCAACTGCCGCAGTTCAGCCGTCGCGCCGTGGACGACCACACCAATCGGCTTGGTACCTATAAGTTCGCGTCGCTGGCTAATTATGCATCGCAGACTCCATACGTCTATACGGCGCAGCAGGGTGTGGGGCGTGGGCTTTACTGGATCAACGAGTTCGGCTCGTTCTTTCAGGACCAGATCAAACTGAATCGCCGCACGCAGCTGACCGTGGGTCTGCGCTACGACTGGCAGACATTTATCGGCGACAACAATAATTTGGCCCCGCGCGTTTCGCTGGCGTACTCACCGGGCAAAGGAAACACGATCCTCCGCGTGGGCAGCGGTGTCTTTTACGACCGTACGGGCGGCGACTTTCCGGCGACGGTGAAGCTTCATGATGGTGTGGTGTTGCACTCGGTGCAGGTGCAGAATCCGAAGTTTCCTGTGACCGGCATCGATCCCGGTACGCTGCCGACGAACCTCGTGCGCTTCGATTCGCACGTGCGAGCGCCGTATGCGTACCAGTACAGCGCAGGTGTGGAGCAGCGTATTCATAAATCGGTGACGCTGACAGCGGCGTATCGCGGACAGGTGCAGGCGAAGAGCTTCCGCTCGCGCGATGCGAATGCGCCGATGCTTCCTCCAGACCCGAGCCTGACGGCGGACTATCCGCGTCCCGATCTGCGCTACGGGCAGATACAGCAGATCGAGTCGAGCGGACGCACGCTGCTGAATGCGCTTGATCTCTCCTTCCGTGGGCAGGCAGGGCGGTGGTTCTCCGGCCAGGCGCAGTACACGCTGGCGAGGTTCGAGGGCAACACCGGTGGCATCAACACCTTCCCGCAGGACCAGTACCACCCAAACGCCGAATGGGGACGCTCCAACCAGGACCAGAGGCAGCGCTTCAACCTGATGGGTAACATCAACCCTGACCACTGGTTGTCGCTGGGCGTGAACGCGACGCTGTATGCCGGCGCTCCCTATACAGAAACGACGGGCAACGACTACTACCACACCGGCCTGGGCAATGCGCGGCCGACAGGTGTCGGGCGTAACACGCTTCAGGGAGGAGGCGTGGCCTCGCTGGATCTGCTCTACGGGCACGACTTCGCCATCGGCAAGACGAAGGGCGACGATGCGAGGGTAATCTCGGCGAATGTCTCGGCCTTCAATGTGTTGAATCGCACCAACTACACCAGCTACATCGGCACGCTCAGCTCCAGCCGCTTCGGCCGGCCGACGGCAGCGCTGGCCGGACGACAGCTGCAGTTCTCCGTGGGATACCGCTTTTAG
- a CDS encoding ABC transporter permease, which translates to MEFKEAVRIALQSLWANKLRSILTLLGVVIGVASVIAVVTLVNGANVYVASKVNSYGADVFTISKQPQIITNYTDYVRYQKRKNLLMDDYRYIAENCKHCSQIGAQQTNLGKIVFGTQSSTDTVIRGQTYAMPEMQNINIVQGRGFTPTDEDHASHVALIGADIQENLMKGDDPIGKEIRVDGVPYTVIGLGEKQGKTLGQSQDNWVAVPLTAFQKTYGTAKTVTIYAKAGTGEQQLETATDEARVLMRSFRHDAPGTPDSFTLETSDTFVGLWKSISSGFEAVAVAIAGISLVVGGIVIMNIMLVSVTERTREIGVRKALGAKRGDILLQFLIESATMALAGGAIGVVGGMGVAQVVTVLLGFPSSVALWSIFAGLVVAAGVGIFFGVYPARKAADLDPIVALRSEI; encoded by the coding sequence ATGGAATTTAAGGAAGCGGTAAGGATTGCCCTGCAGTCGTTGTGGGCCAACAAGCTGCGATCGATCCTGACGCTGCTGGGCGTAGTGATCGGCGTGGCCTCGGTGATTGCTGTGGTGACGCTGGTCAACGGCGCGAACGTCTACGTGGCCAGCAAGGTAAACAGCTACGGCGCCGACGTCTTCACCATCAGCAAGCAGCCGCAGATCATTACCAACTACACGGACTACGTTCGCTACCAGAAGCGCAAGAACCTGCTGATGGACGATTATCGTTACATTGCCGAGAACTGCAAACACTGTTCGCAGATCGGAGCGCAACAGACCAACCTGGGCAAGATCGTCTTCGGCACGCAGTCATCGACCGACACCGTGATTCGTGGCCAGACCTATGCGATGCCCGAGATGCAGAACATCAACATCGTGCAGGGTCGAGGATTCACTCCCACCGATGAAGATCACGCCTCGCATGTGGCGCTCATCGGGGCCGATATTCAGGAGAACCTGATGAAGGGCGACGATCCGATCGGCAAGGAGATTCGCGTCGACGGCGTGCCCTACACAGTGATCGGCCTGGGCGAGAAGCAGGGCAAGACGCTCGGCCAGAGCCAGGACAACTGGGTCGCCGTTCCGCTAACCGCGTTTCAGAAGACCTACGGCACGGCGAAGACTGTCACCATCTACGCCAAGGCAGGCACGGGCGAGCAGCAGCTGGAGACGGCAACCGACGAGGCGCGTGTGCTGATGCGCTCCTTCCGCCACGATGCTCCGGGAACCCCAGACAGTTTCACGCTCGAGACAAGCGATACCTTTGTCGGTCTGTGGAAGAGCATCAGCTCAGGTTTCGAGGCCGTGGCCGTCGCGATTGCCGGAATCTCGTTGGTGGTCGGCGGTATCGTGATTATGAACATCATGCTGGTGTCGGTAACCGAGCGCACGCGCGAGATCGGCGTAAGAAAAGCGCTGGGCGCCAAGCGCGGCGACATCCTGTTGCAGTTCCTCATCGAGTCGGCGACGATGGCGTTGGCCGGCGGTGCCATCGGCGTGGTCGGCGGCATGGGCGTGGCGCAGGTGGTCACCGTGCTGCTCGGCTTCCCTTCGTCGGTTGCGCTGTGGAGCATCTTTGCCGGGCTGGTTGTCGCAGCTGGCGTTGGTATCTTCTTTGGCGTCTATCCGGCGCGTAAAGCTGCAGACCTCGACCCGATTGTTGCGCTGCGGTCGGAGATATAA
- a CDS encoding ABC transporter permease, whose protein sequence is MFSTLMQDVRFALRQLRKTPGFTATAILTLALGIGANAAIFTLVNAVLLRNLPVVDPATLVHIGDNNDCCVGSGTPRDDDFALFDTNTYEQIKKNVPEFEELAAMQAGFGYRPVTVRRDRAQELARSVMGEFVSGNYFDTFGLKPYSGRLITNSDDAAGAPVVAVMSYQTWQHDYAGDPSIVGSTFWVNTKAVTIAGIAPKGFYGDRLMTTPPDFYFPIEGMPVLASVPYVHNPGSRWLYIVGRIKPGVQMGPLNDKINALLRQYVADTRAYSKDKDRLAKVHTVLTPGGSGIQHMQEQYASNLKMLMMISGIVLLIACANIANLLLARGMARKVEMSVRTALGASRTRVARQLLTESIVLAILSGIAGLAVAYAGTHMLLALAFPDSTAVPIDANPSLPVLGFAFLLSVVTGVLFGVAPAWIASQAEPADALRSGSRTTTSGATLLQRGLVVLQAALSLVLLVGAGLFSQSLRRLEHTDLKLDSRNRYIVHINPQAAGYSVTQMEAFQQTLVERFHALPGVVNVGISSYTPMEDDNWGTGVQLQGKPSLQSDASIVRVSPEYFDSVGTRVVMGRSINRNDTPSSPTVAVVNQAFVRKMFNANENPIGRHFGGDVESAGDYEIVGVVEDTPYQAVQWKDHRMYFIAPVQRPPSAAKEPIEQDQSLYPGAIVIQTDRPISNMAALTQRTLASINPNLTIVRFDTFDEQIAAQFNNDRLLARLTMLFGMLALLLATVGLYGVTAYSVARRTSEIGIRMALGAERGSVVAMVMRGAMTQTVLGLAIGVPIAFLCVRYIKAQLYEASGIDLSVLLLAITTLIVATSLAGMIPARKAASTDPAKALRTE, encoded by the coding sequence ATGTTCAGCACACTGATGCAGGATGTACGTTTTGCGCTTCGCCAGCTGCGGAAGACCCCCGGCTTTACTGCGACTGCGATACTGACGCTGGCTCTGGGTATCGGTGCGAACGCCGCCATTTTCACGCTGGTGAATGCCGTGCTGCTGAGAAACCTGCCGGTGGTCGATCCGGCGACGCTCGTTCATATCGGCGACAACAATGACTGCTGCGTCGGTAGCGGCACTCCCCGTGACGACGATTTCGCGCTCTTTGACACCAATACTTACGAGCAGATCAAAAAAAATGTGCCGGAGTTCGAGGAGTTGGCCGCGATGCAGGCGGGATTTGGGTACCGTCCTGTCACGGTGCGGCGGGATCGCGCACAGGAGTTGGCCCGCTCGGTCATGGGCGAGTTTGTCTCCGGCAACTACTTCGACACCTTCGGCCTCAAACCATATTCCGGACGGCTGATTACCAATTCGGATGATGCAGCAGGCGCACCTGTAGTTGCCGTGATGAGCTACCAGACCTGGCAGCATGATTACGCAGGCGACCCTTCCATTGTCGGCAGCACCTTCTGGGTGAATACCAAGGCCGTGACCATTGCGGGTATCGCGCCGAAGGGCTTCTACGGCGACCGCCTGATGACCACACCGCCGGACTTTTATTTCCCCATCGAGGGGATGCCTGTGCTCGCGAGTGTGCCTTACGTTCATAACCCCGGCTCGCGCTGGCTCTATATCGTCGGGCGCATTAAGCCAGGCGTGCAGATGGGCCCGCTTAACGACAAGATCAATGCGCTGCTCAGGCAGTACGTCGCAGACACACGTGCCTACAGCAAAGATAAAGATCGGCTCGCGAAGGTCCACACTGTGCTTACGCCCGGCGGTAGCGGCATCCAGCATATGCAGGAGCAGTACGCTTCGAACCTGAAGATGCTGATGATGATCTCGGGCATCGTCCTGCTGATTGCCTGCGCCAACATTGCCAACCTGCTGCTGGCGCGCGGCATGGCGCGCAAAGTGGAGATGTCCGTGCGTACCGCACTGGGTGCATCCCGCACGCGGGTCGCGCGCCAGCTGCTGACGGAAAGTATCGTACTGGCCATCTTGAGCGGCATTGCCGGACTGGCCGTGGCCTATGCCGGAACGCATATGCTGCTGGCGCTGGCCTTCCCGGATTCGACGGCTGTGCCGATCGATGCCAACCCATCGCTTCCTGTGCTGGGCTTTGCCTTCCTGCTGTCGGTGGTGACGGGCGTGCTCTTCGGTGTCGCTCCAGCGTGGATCGCCTCGCAGGCCGAGCCTGCCGATGCGTTGCGCTCGGGCTCGCGCACGACCACTTCGGGAGCTACGTTGCTGCAGCGCGGACTGGTCGTCCTGCAGGCTGCGCTATCGCTGGTGCTGCTGGTTGGCGCAGGGTTGTTCTCGCAGAGTCTGCGCAGGCTGGAACACACGGACCTGAAGCTCGACTCACGAAACCGCTACATCGTCCATATCAACCCGCAGGCGGCAGGTTATTCCGTCACACAGATGGAAGCATTCCAGCAGACACTGGTGGAACGCTTCCATGCTTTGCCCGGTGTCGTGAATGTCGGCATCAGCAGCTACACCCCGATGGAGGACGACAACTGGGGCACCGGCGTTCAGTTGCAGGGCAAGCCTTCTCTCCAGTCCGATGCATCCATTGTGCGTGTCAGCCCGGAGTATTTCGACTCCGTGGGGACGCGCGTCGTGATGGGACGCAGCATCAACCGAAACGATACTCCGTCCTCACCGACGGTCGCGGTCGTCAACCAGGCCTTTGTGAGGAAGATGTTCAACGCGAATGAAAATCCTATCGGACGGCACTTTGGTGGCGATGTGGAGAGTGCGGGCGATTACGAGATCGTCGGCGTGGTGGAAGACACACCGTACCAGGCCGTGCAGTGGAAGGATCACCGCATGTACTTTATTGCTCCGGTACAGCGGCCACCCAGCGCTGCCAAGGAGCCCATCGAGCAGGACCAGTCGCTCTACCCCGGCGCGATCGTCATCCAGACCGACCGTCCCATCAGCAACATGGCTGCCCTTACGCAGCGCACACTGGCCTCCATCAATCCGAACCTGACCATCGTGCGATTCGATACCTTTGACGAGCAGATCGCCGCCCAGTTCAACAATGACCGTCTGCTGGCGCGGCTGACGATGCTCTTCGGCATGCTGGCGCTGCTGCTGGCCACCGTGGGACTCTACGGTGTGACTGCGTACAGCGTGGCGCGGCGGACCAGCGAGATCGGCATCCGCATGGCGCTGGGCGCAGAGCGCGGAAGTGTCGTCGCCATGGTGATGCGCGGCGCCATGACGCAGACCGTGTTGGGCCTCGCCATCGGCGTTCCCATCGCGTTTCTCTGCGTGCGCTATATCAAGGCGCAGCTTTATGAAGCGTCGGGCATCGATCTGAGCGTACTGCTTCTGGCGATCACGACGCTGATCGTGGCCACATCGCTGGCGGGCATGATTCCTGCGCGGAAGGCGGCTTCCACCGATCCCGCAAAGGCTCTGCGGACCGAGTAG
- a CDS encoding c-type cytochrome, whose product MSRSLRLPLGKAVSLAGALLLSAAVTGCRQDMHDQPKFFPQRGTSFYADGRSVRPQVVNTVARSQAETASYFTTGLVNGAEGDGMPFKVTLDVLERGQERYNIYCTPCHSRVGNGKGMVVERGYYPATSFHSYRLRQAPLGHFFSVITNGYGAMPDYAAQIRPEDRWAIAAYIRALQLSQNAASSDVPSGAHVVPIAAVEESTGFSRDFLGAWLGSSSTSTSSAPAVSAPATTPAATTDTAKTAIAAAPLAPATATKPGSKNVEVAGIAKPAAPQAAGAAPAAEAPAKGDAVHGKAVYAANCSVCHQPTRAGMPPVFPSLIGVVDRVGEKRVRTVAKEGIPDAKPPMPPHPDLTDKDISDLIAFLKTKP is encoded by the coding sequence ATGTCACGGAGTCTTCGCCTCCCCCTCGGTAAAGCCGTATCGCTCGCTGGAGCGCTGCTTCTCTCCGCCGCCGTCACCGGCTGCCGCCAGGACATGCACGACCAGCCAAAGTTCTTTCCGCAGCGCGGAACCAGTTTCTACGCCGATGGCCGCTCTGTGCGTCCGCAGGTTGTGAATACGGTGGCGCGCTCGCAGGCTGAGACGGCCAGCTACTTCACCACCGGCCTGGTGAATGGAGCCGAGGGCGACGGTATGCCCTTCAAGGTGACGCTCGATGTGCTCGAACGCGGACAGGAGCGCTACAACATCTACTGCACACCGTGCCATTCGCGCGTGGGTAACGGCAAGGGCATGGTGGTCGAGCGCGGGTATTATCCGGCGACCAGCTTCCACTCGTATCGGCTGCGCCAGGCGCCGCTGGGGCACTTCTTCTCCGTTATCACCAATGGCTACGGCGCAATGCCTGACTATGCTGCACAGATCCGTCCCGAAGACCGCTGGGCCATCGCGGCTTACATTCGTGCGCTGCAGCTGAGCCAGAACGCAGCTTCGTCCGATGTTCCTTCCGGCGCTCATGTAGTTCCGATTGCGGCTGTTGAGGAGAGCACCGGCTTCTCGCGCGACTTCCTCGGCGCATGGCTCGGCTCATCCTCCACATCCACATCGAGCGCACCGGCTGTCTCCGCCCCAGCGACGACTCCTGCAGCCACGACGGACACGGCAAAGACCGCGATCGCCGCTGCGCCTCTGGCTCCGGCAACAGCGACCAAGCCCGGCAGCAAGAATGTCGAGGTCGCCGGCATAGCTAAGCCTGCAGCACCGCAGGCCGCTGGTGCCGCACCCGCTGCTGAGGCTCCCGCAAAGGGCGACGCTGTGCACGGCAAGGCCGTCTACGCAGCCAACTGCTCGGTCTGCCACCAACCCACACGCGCCGGCATGCCGCCCGTCTTCCCATCGCTGATCGGCGTCGTCGATCGCGTCGGCGAGAAGCGTGTCCGCACCGTCGCGAAGGAAGGCATCCCCGATGCCAAGCCGCCGATGCCTCCGCATCCAGATCTGACCGACAAGGACATCAGCGATCTGATCGCCTTCCTCAAGACCAAGCCCTAA
- a CDS encoding ABC transporter permease has protein sequence MKIGDQKEAVKMAFDQLRANKMRSGLTILGIVIGVVTVIAISSVINGLNSNVSAWVETMGTNVLWVFRFPVIGVRPTTEMLTRKQLTRDDADAIAQLPHVAAVSPGLQYTNHQFGQGSVTAKYGQHKSENVSLEGDTPSVTQVYDFDIAAGRYFTEQDEERAADVTVLGHDTAEDLFGAAENPIGKEVQIEGRTFTVVGTLEKRKAPFGGGKNPDDNFAYFPVSTFHKLHPEVLDYWISVKFDDQKNKQLVTDEIQELLRRRRKVRNEAEDNFAIFGSDSLTRLWTQITGSLFLLMFGLSAVGLMVGGVGVMNIMLVSVTERTREIGVRKAIGATKRIILTQFTLEAVTLCALGGLIGILVGSGLAFGLKYILSSSVSVFWVIAAFLCSCAIGLVFGIYPAWKAANLNPIDALRYE, from the coding sequence ATGAAGATTGGCGACCAGAAAGAAGCAGTAAAGATGGCGTTCGATCAGCTGCGCGCCAACAAGATGCGCTCCGGTCTGACGATTCTTGGCATTGTCATCGGCGTGGTGACCGTGATCGCAATCTCGTCGGTCATCAATGGGCTGAACTCGAACGTCTCGGCCTGGGTGGAGACGATGGGGACCAATGTGCTTTGGGTCTTCCGCTTTCCCGTGATCGGCGTACGGCCGACGACAGAGATGCTGACGCGCAAGCAGCTCACGCGCGACGACGCGGATGCCATTGCACAGCTTCCGCACGTCGCCGCGGTCTCGCCCGGCCTGCAATACACGAATCATCAGTTCGGCCAGGGTTCCGTTACCGCGAAGTACGGCCAGCACAAGTCGGAGAATGTCTCGCTCGAGGGCGATACACCTTCAGTGACGCAGGTGTATGACTTCGACATCGCCGCAGGACGGTACTTCACCGAACAGGATGAGGAACGCGCCGCTGATGTGACCGTGTTGGGCCACGATACCGCCGAGGATTTGTTCGGCGCCGCGGAGAATCCCATCGGCAAGGAAGTCCAGATCGAGGGCAGAACCTTCACCGTGGTCGGCACGCTCGAAAAGCGCAAGGCTCCGTTCGGCGGCGGCAAAAATCCCGACGATAACTTTGCGTATTTCCCGGTTTCAACCTTCCATAAGCTGCACCCTGAGGTGCTGGACTATTGGATCAGCGTGAAGTTCGACGACCAGAAGAACAAGCAGCTGGTGACCGACGAGATTCAGGAGCTGCTGCGCCGCCGCCGCAAAGTCCGCAACGAAGCCGAAGACAACTTTGCCATCTTCGGGTCAGACTCGTTGACGCGCCTGTGGACGCAGATCACCGGCTCGCTGTTCCTGCTGATGTTCGGCCTCTCTGCTGTGGGCCTGATGGTTGGTGGCGTAGGCGTAATGAACATCATGCTGGTCAGCGTCACCGAGCGAACGCGCGAGATCGGCGTGCGCAAAGCCATCGGCGCGACGAAGAGGATCATCCTCACGCAGTTCACGCTCGAGGCCGTAACACTCTGCGCGCTGGGAGGCCTCATCGGCATCCTCGTCGGCAGCGGACTGGCCTTCGGGCTGAAGTACATCCTCTCGTCGTCCGTTTCGGTGTTCTGGGTGATTGCGGCGTTCCTCTGCTCGTGCGCCATCGGCCTGGTCTTCGGCATCTATCCGGCATGGAAGGCTGCCAATCTGAATCCTATCGACGCACTCCGGTACGAGTAG
- a CDS encoding MarR family winged helix-turn-helix transcriptional regulator: MARFAPPPSLAAGFLIAQVGGYAASQFAEALKPHGFAPHDAGILRLIGNEPAISQQEIAKRLRMHASRLVGLIDDLEERGMIERRPSEKDRRLYALHLTGKGEQALTIVSKVGREHSQKLLAVLSEEERVNLSGLLTRVAESHGLVSGVHPGYSKLGGKDT, from the coding sequence ATGGCACGATTTGCTCCTCCTCCATCGCTTGCAGCCGGTTTTCTGATCGCCCAGGTGGGTGGGTATGCCGCCTCGCAGTTTGCCGAGGCGTTGAAACCGCACGGCTTCGCGCCGCATGATGCGGGCATCCTGCGGCTGATCGGCAATGAGCCGGCTATCTCGCAGCAGGAGATCGCAAAGCGGCTGCGAATGCATGCCAGCCGTCTGGTAGGCCTGATCGACGATCTCGAGGAGCGCGGCATGATCGAGCGCCGCCCGTCGGAGAAGGATCGCAGGCTCTATGCGCTGCACCTGACCGGCAAAGGCGAGCAGGCGCTAACGATTGTTTCGAAGGTAGGTCGCGAGCATTCGCAAAAATTGCTGGCGGTCTTGAGCGAAGAAGAGCGCGTCAACCTGAGTGGACTGCTGACGCGTGTGGCAGAAAGCCACGGCCTGGTCTCGGGTGTGCATCCGGGATACAGCAAGTTGGGCGGGAAAGACACATGA